A genomic window from Chitinophaga pollutisoli includes:
- a CDS encoding GreA/GreB family elongation factor, protein MQKKQQPIFRKDDYDVIHACLQEGARESAFGPAVVESLLADFRKGKLVSKEAFPADVVRLNSRVIIQETDRPKEMEVTVVLPEEADIKQRKISVMAPVGVALIGFGKGQEVMWQVPGGKKKFTIKEVFNERD, encoded by the coding sequence ATGCAAAAGAAACAGCAACCTATATTCAGGAAGGATGACTACGATGTGATCCATGCCTGCCTGCAGGAAGGTGCGAGGGAAAGTGCCTTCGGTCCCGCGGTCGTGGAATCGCTGCTGGCTGATTTCAGGAAGGGCAAGCTGGTGAGCAAGGAAGCTTTCCCTGCAGACGTGGTACGCCTTAATTCCCGCGTCATCATCCAGGAAACGGACCGCCCCAAAGAAATGGAGGTAACGGTCGTGTTGCCCGAAGAAGCCGATATCAAACAACGTAAAATATCCGTCATGGCGCCTGTAGGCGTAGCCCTCATCGGGTTCGGCAAAGGCCAGGAAGTGATGTGGCAGGTGCCGGGCGGGAAGAAGAAGTTTACGATCAAAGAAGTATTTAACGAAAGAGACTGA
- a CDS encoding Crp/Fnr family transcriptional regulator, with protein sequence MDIRTRLHQHFTQLVPLTDDEFEYIWSHFSLKKFKKRQTLIQEGDAVKFHYWVHKGLIKSSHTDESGKEHILQFAMEDWWVSDYLALYNHTPATLTVDCIEDSEVLVLSDDDHQKLAREIHAFSNFFLLKKKGGYVGLQQRILLLLFKNPRERYERLQQLQPKLMQRVPKTLLAAYLGVSRESLSRLYQGEM encoded by the coding sequence ATGGACATTAGGACCCGACTTCACCAGCATTTTACCCAGCTTGTCCCGCTTACCGACGACGAGTTCGAATACATCTGGTCTCACTTTTCCCTCAAGAAATTCAAAAAACGACAAACCCTCATCCAGGAAGGCGATGCTGTCAAATTCCATTACTGGGTCCATAAAGGACTGATCAAATCGAGCCATACCGACGAATCGGGCAAGGAGCATATCCTGCAATTCGCCATGGAAGACTGGTGGGTATCCGATTACCTGGCGCTGTACAACCACACGCCCGCCACGCTGACCGTAGATTGTATCGAAGACAGCGAGGTGCTGGTGCTTTCCGACGACGACCACCAGAAGCTGGCGCGCGAGATCCATGCATTCTCGAATTTCTTCCTGCTGAAGAAAAAGGGCGGATATGTAGGTTTACAGCAGCGGATATTGCTGTTGCTGTTCAAGAATCCCCGGGAGCGCTACGAGCGTTTGCAACAGTTGCAACCCAAACTGATGCAGCGGGTGCCTAAAACCCTGCTGGCGGCTTACCTCGGTGTATCGCGCGAGAGCCTGAGCCGGTTGTACCAGGGCGAAATGTGA
- a CDS encoding helix-turn-helix domain-containing protein, with translation MKATIPVYDICTVSDGHQHPDLLTERLGSYLKENYQRVHQQHGHSFYHLVLFTGGSGSHTLDFTRYAVEPWQLYFMTPGQVHSWHLGPETEGYVVHFSTAFFRSFLANPDYLDRFPFFSGQSPDQVMEVPEKLRDAIQSVFEQILQAGADNEPDLVRALLLQLFLETDRHIARDGEPGVPQQKQLVLRNFMALINRHYRSLRLPREYAEQLYITPNHLNALCQDLLGKTAGEIIRERVLLEAKRLLTNEQKTVAEIAGELNFPDNSYFSRFFRKYVGQSPEEFRKSLN, from the coding sequence ATGAAAGCAACCATCCCGGTATACGATATCTGCACTGTTTCAGACGGTCACCAGCACCCGGACCTGCTCACCGAGCGCCTCGGTTCTTATTTGAAGGAGAACTACCAGCGCGTCCACCAGCAGCATGGCCACTCGTTTTACCACCTGGTGCTTTTTACCGGCGGCAGCGGGTCCCATACCCTGGATTTTACCCGGTATGCCGTGGAGCCCTGGCAGCTGTACTTCATGACGCCCGGACAGGTCCATTCCTGGCACCTTGGCCCGGAAACCGAGGGGTATGTGGTGCATTTCTCCACCGCGTTCTTCCGTTCCTTCCTCGCCAACCCCGATTACCTCGACCGATTCCCGTTCTTTTCGGGGCAAAGCCCGGACCAGGTGATGGAAGTGCCGGAAAAGCTACGCGATGCCATACAGTCGGTATTTGAGCAGATTCTGCAGGCCGGGGCCGATAACGAGCCCGATCTCGTGCGCGCACTGCTGCTACAACTGTTCCTGGAAACCGACCGCCACATCGCCCGCGACGGGGAGCCCGGCGTGCCGCAACAGAAGCAGCTCGTATTGCGGAACTTCATGGCGCTCATCAACCGCCATTACCGTTCCCTGCGCCTGCCCCGCGAATACGCCGAACAGCTCTACATCACGCCCAACCATCTCAACGCCCTCTGCCAGGACCTTCTCGGCAAAACGGCCGGCGAGATCATCCGGGAGCGCGTGCTGCTCGAAGCCAAGCGCCTACTCACCAACGAACAGAAAACCGTAGCCGAAATAGCCGGAGAACTCAACTTCCCCGATAACAGCTACTTCTCACGGTTCTTCCGGAAATATGTGGGGCAGTCGCCCGAAGAATTCAGAAAAAGCCTAAACTGA
- a CDS encoding DUF983 domain-containing protein, translating into MCAERNEHKPNVILSALQNKCPRCRRGRLFVESNPYKLGSFMKMNEHCPECGQPSEPETGFFFGTGYVSYALSIALSVSTFVAWWVLLGFSLHDNSVLYWLGVNAILLVVMQPLLMRLSRTIWLYFFVYYDRNWRQNRLPVRTSVQ; encoded by the coding sequence ATGTGTGCCGAACGAAACGAACATAAGCCCAATGTGATCCTCAGCGCTTTGCAAAACAAATGCCCCCGCTGCCGGAGAGGCCGCCTCTTCGTGGAATCCAATCCCTACAAACTTGGCTCCTTCATGAAAATGAACGAGCACTGCCCCGAATGCGGCCAGCCTTCCGAGCCGGAAACCGGCTTCTTCTTCGGAACAGGATACGTAAGCTACGCCCTGTCCATCGCCCTGTCTGTGTCCACCTTCGTAGCCTGGTGGGTGCTGCTCGGGTTCAGCCTGCACGATAACAGCGTGCTCTACTGGCTGGGCGTTAACGCTATTCTCCTCGTGGTCATGCAGCCCCTGCTCATGCGCCTCAGCCGCACGATCTGGCTCTACTTCTTCGTCTACTACGACCGCAACTGGCGCCAGAACCGCCTGCCGGTCCGCACATCGGTGCAGTAG
- a CDS encoding type 1 glutamine amidotransferase domain-containing protein has product MNVLKILIVLTSHSQLGDTGHKTGFWVEEFAAPYYALADAGAQITIASPLGGQPPIDPKSEAPESLTDATRRFFADKDLQQKLSKTIPLSQVNAADYDAVFYPGGHGPLWDLTNDKNSIALIEQFYNNGKPVAAVCHAPAVLLHVKKANGEPLVKGLKVTGFSNAEEEAVQLTKVVPFLLEDELKKNGGTYSKGPDWGSYVLKDGLLITGQNPASSEEAAKRLLELLNRK; this is encoded by the coding sequence ATGAATGTCCTCAAAATTCTCATTGTACTGACCTCCCATAGCCAGTTGGGCGACACCGGGCATAAGACCGGTTTCTGGGTAGAAGAATTCGCGGCCCCTTACTACGCCCTGGCCGACGCCGGCGCGCAGATCACTATCGCCTCACCGCTGGGCGGTCAGCCACCCATCGATCCCAAGAGCGAAGCCCCCGAATCGCTGACCGACGCTACACGCCGGTTCTTCGCAGACAAGGATTTGCAGCAAAAACTCTCCAAAACGATCCCCCTCAGCCAGGTAAACGCCGCCGATTACGACGCAGTATTTTATCCCGGAGGCCACGGCCCGCTGTGGGACCTCACGAACGATAAAAACTCTATCGCGCTCATCGAACAATTTTATAACAACGGCAAGCCCGTAGCCGCCGTGTGCCACGCGCCCGCCGTGCTGTTGCACGTCAAAAAAGCGAACGGGGAACCTTTGGTAAAAGGTTTGAAAGTGACCGGCTTTTCGAACGCCGAAGAAGAAGCGGTGCAGCTGACGAAAGTGGTGCCCTTCCTCCTGGAAGACGAGCTGAAGAAAAACGGCGGCACATATAGCAAAGGGCCCGATTGGGGCAGCTACGTGCTGAAAGACGGTTTGCTCATCACCGGCCAGAACCCCGCATCGTCGGAAGAGGCCGCGAAGCGGCTGTTGGAATTGCTGAACAGGAAATAA
- a CDS encoding two-component regulator propeller domain-containing protein → MMMRLWKMMWCCLLMTGVMCQQGNAQQNNVRFSHLGIAQGLPQSSVYCMFQDSKGFIWFGTSLGISRYDGYVIRNFAYNPANPYSIHSNDPLSIQEDASGNLLIGSDQGLDRFDTRSEKFYRIKAFDGETEVPYRYVKSIHKDAKGRIWSGSTLGLLRYDEETQRLVKEIHAKEGKFQLNYITEDKSGILWLGGYSGVRRYNPETKRMLPIPESLARNAFYNKSTLQSLKIDSAQNLWIGTAKDGLLIWNRATDSCENFHSGSGAKAVSSEMVRAIGFHDGNAWIGTRHGVYVVAGDRSAVKNYTVNGADPASIGSNSILSFMKDNAGSVWIGTFSAGASILHPGNNNFSFISDRRSPLPGLSYRVTSSIVEDRHGRFWIGTEGGGVNYYDRGQGVIRHVRVGHGPEHHINPQMVKGICLDDQDVLWIATLDGFYSYHTLTGRMQRHLLKETPQNNLDEVAYSVITDGPRRWIGTKAGLFRMDADGKITHYRHEKGNAKSLVFDDINVIIRDHAGAIWAGTESGLACLPAGSDTFINYALEFDSVFNKNAIVALYEDDRRQIWIGTRNGLKVLDKQRGSFHTIDSTYGMPSNIVRAIQQDGRGDYWVSQDRSITRLVLRKAAGPFAKEDVEIRNYPMQSGSSAIEFLAANCRTTTGQLMFGGSGGVVYFSPESLVSNPVPPPVVLTSFLIKNQPVEIGGKNSPLSEAVTYSKHITLSHDQAYFTIGFAALNYIRPGNNQYAYTLEGLPGTPEWNYVGRQQQATYTNLAAGDYVFKVKAANNDGLWNDRYTELKITVLPPVWKTWYAWLFYILAAGAILYFCWKYSLKTARLRHELQLQQRSREKDRELAQRKLSFFTHISHEIKTPLTLILAPLDKLVDQEKGNARLLNQLLLMQRSGERLLRLTDQLLDFRKLEAGHMQLQVMEQDAVQLVREVVLSFDAYARQRGVRLTLSAQEPEMPWWLDRDKVEKMLYNLISNALKFTPAGGRIRLSVKRDDGRLLLIVEDNGAGIPTAHIGKIFDMFQHFDAPDREVGGTGIGLAFTKGLVALHRGVITVESTPAAESNAGQTCFSIRLPAGPDAYPLRERLAGNTGEESYAKPVLPDEAEDEEGDAGAGRPVMLIVEDNEEMLGFIAGHFRELYTVHEAHDGKEGWRIATSVLPDIVISDVTMPGMSGTDFCRQLKRDERTCHIPVILLTARSPVIFQMEGLETGADDYVTKPFNIGLLQLRAHNLLVSRALLRERYSRDVTLQPSNITITSADEQFLAKVMRFIDDNIMEATLNVEQLARDVNLSRITLLRKIKALTNQSTIEFIRSYRLKKAAQLLQTGHNVTEAAYMVGFSDVDYFRKWFKAEFGSTPKEYAASRQQGAAGKGN, encoded by the coding sequence ATGATGATGCGGTTATGGAAAATGATGTGGTGCTGCCTGTTGATGACGGGCGTGATGTGCCAACAGGGGAACGCCCAGCAAAACAACGTGCGGTTCTCGCACCTGGGCATCGCGCAGGGACTGCCCCAAAGCTCCGTTTACTGCATGTTCCAGGACAGCAAAGGTTTCATCTGGTTCGGTACCAGCCTGGGCATCTCGCGGTACGACGGATACGTTATCCGCAACTTCGCTTACAACCCCGCCAATCCCTACTCCATCCACAGCAACGATCCGCTCTCCATCCAGGAAGACGCTTCCGGCAACCTGCTCATCGGCAGCGACCAGGGGCTCGACCGCTTCGATACCCGCAGCGAAAAGTTCTACCGCATCAAAGCCTTCGACGGTGAAACCGAAGTGCCTTACCGGTATGTGAAATCCATCCATAAAGACGCCAAGGGCCGCATCTGGTCGGGTTCCACGCTGGGGCTGCTGCGCTATGACGAGGAAACGCAGCGGCTGGTGAAGGAAATCCATGCGAAAGAAGGGAAGTTCCAGCTGAATTATATCACGGAAGATAAATCAGGGATCCTCTGGCTGGGGGGCTATTCCGGCGTACGCCGTTACAACCCGGAAACGAAGCGGATGCTTCCCATCCCGGAGAGCCTCGCCAGGAACGCGTTCTATAACAAAAGCACGCTCCAGTCGCTGAAGATAGACAGCGCGCAGAACCTCTGGATCGGTACGGCCAAAGACGGATTGCTCATCTGGAACCGCGCTACCGACAGCTGCGAGAACTTCCATTCCGGTTCGGGCGCCAAAGCTGTGAGCAGCGAAATGGTGCGGGCCATCGGGTTTCATGACGGGAATGCCTGGATTGGGACCCGGCACGGCGTGTACGTGGTGGCCGGCGACCGGTCGGCAGTGAAGAATTATACCGTGAACGGCGCCGATCCCGCGTCTATCGGTTCCAATTCCATTCTCAGTTTTATGAAAGACAACGCCGGCAGCGTCTGGATTGGTACCTTCTCCGCGGGGGCCAGTATCCTGCATCCCGGTAACAATAATTTCAGTTTTATTTCCGACCGCCGCAGCCCGCTGCCCGGTCTCAGCTACCGCGTTACCAGCAGCATCGTGGAAGACCGCCACGGTCGCTTCTGGATCGGTACCGAAGGTGGGGGCGTCAATTATTACGACCGGGGACAGGGGGTAATCCGGCATGTCCGTGTGGGGCACGGGCCGGAGCATCATATCAATCCACAAATGGTGAAGGGCATTTGCCTCGACGACCAGGATGTGCTCTGGATCGCCACGCTCGACGGGTTCTACAGTTACCATACCCTCACCGGCCGCATGCAGCGCCATCTTTTGAAAGAAACGCCGCAAAACAACCTCGATGAAGTGGCCTACAGCGTGATTACTGACGGCCCGCGCAGATGGATAGGCACCAAGGCCGGGCTCTTCCGGATGGATGCGGATGGTAAGATCACCCATTACCGGCATGAGAAAGGAAACGCGAAAAGCCTCGTATTCGACGATATCAACGTTATCATCCGCGACCATGCCGGCGCGATATGGGCGGGCACTGAATCTGGACTGGCATGCCTTCCTGCCGGGAGCGATACTTTCATCAATTACGCCCTCGAATTCGATTCAGTGTTCAACAAAAACGCCATTGTGGCGCTGTATGAAGACGACCGGCGCCAGATCTGGATCGGTACCCGCAACGGCCTGAAGGTCCTCGATAAACAACGGGGGAGCTTCCATACCATCGATTCCACTTACGGCATGCCTTCCAATATCGTGCGCGCCATCCAGCAAGACGGGCGGGGCGATTACTGGGTTTCGCAGGACAGGAGCATCACGCGGCTCGTGCTCCGCAAAGCCGCCGGTCCTTTTGCGAAGGAAGATGTGGAGATCCGGAATTATCCCATGCAAAGCGGCAGCAGCGCCATTGAGTTCCTCGCCGCCAACTGCCGGACCACCACCGGCCAGCTGATGTTCGGCGGAAGCGGGGGCGTGGTGTATTTTTCGCCGGAATCGCTGGTTAGCAATCCGGTGCCGCCGCCGGTGGTGCTCACGTCTTTCCTCATCAAAAACCAGCCGGTAGAAATCGGCGGTAAAAATTCTCCCCTCAGCGAAGCCGTCACCTATTCAAAACATATCACCCTCAGCCACGACCAGGCGTATTTTACCATTGGTTTCGCGGCGCTCAATTATATCCGTCCCGGCAACAACCAGTACGCTTACACGCTGGAAGGCCTCCCCGGCACGCCGGAATGGAATTACGTGGGCCGCCAGCAGCAGGCGACCTACACCAATCTCGCCGCGGGCGATTACGTGTTTAAAGTGAAAGCCGCTAATAACGACGGCCTCTGGAATGATCGGTACACCGAATTGAAAATTACCGTGCTGCCGCCTGTCTGGAAAACCTGGTACGCCTGGCTGTTCTACATCCTTGCGGCCGGCGCGATTTTATATTTCTGCTGGAAGTATTCCCTCAAAACCGCCAGGCTCCGGCACGAACTGCAATTGCAGCAGCGGTCAAGGGAGAAGGACCGGGAGCTTGCCCAGCGGAAGCTTTCCTTCTTCACCCATATTTCCCACGAAATCAAAACCCCGCTCACGCTGATCCTCGCGCCGCTAGACAAGCTGGTGGACCAGGAGAAAGGCAACGCCCGCCTGCTGAACCAGCTGCTGCTCATGCAGCGCAGCGGCGAAAGGCTCCTCCGTCTTACCGACCAGCTCCTCGATTTCCGGAAACTGGAGGCGGGGCATATGCAGTTGCAGGTGATGGAGCAGGATGCGGTGCAGCTCGTCAGGGAAGTGGTGCTGTCTTTCGACGCCTATGCACGGCAGCGCGGGGTACGGCTCACGCTTTCCGCACAGGAACCGGAGATGCCGTGGTGGCTCGACCGGGACAAGGTGGAGAAGATGCTGTACAACCTCATTTCCAACGCGCTCAAGTTCACACCGGCTGGCGGCAGGATCCGGTTGTCGGTGAAGCGGGATGACGGCCGGTTGTTGCTGATAGTGGAAGACAATGGCGCAGGGATTCCCACAGCGCATATCGGCAAGATATTCGACATGTTCCAGCACTTCGACGCGCCCGACAGGGAAGTGGGTGGCACAGGGATCGGGCTGGCGTTTACCAAAGGGCTCGTAGCGCTGCACCGCGGTGTTATTACCGTGGAAAGTACGCCTGCGGCGGAAAGTAACGCGGGACAGACCTGTTTTTCCATCCGCCTGCCTGCAGGCCCCGATGCATATCCGCTCCGGGAGCGGTTAGCGGGGAATACGGGAGAGGAATCTTACGCCAAACCCGTATTGCCGGATGAAGCCGAAGACGAAGAAGGGGACGCGGGGGCGGGGAGGCCTGTCATGCTTATCGTGGAAGACAACGAAGAGATGCTGGGCTTCATCGCGGGGCATTTCCGGGAGCTGTACACTGTCCACGAAGCGCACGACGGCAAGGAAGGCTGGCGCATCGCCACCAGCGTACTCCCGGATATCGTCATTTCCGACGTAACGATGCCGGGGATGAGCGGCACGGACTTCTGCCGGCAACTGAAAAGAGACGAGCGGACCTGTCATATCCCCGTTATCCTGTTAACAGCCCGCAGCCCGGTCATTTTCCAGATGGAAGGCCTGGAAACCGGCGCCGACGATTACGTGACCAAGCCCTTCAATATCGGGCTGCTCCAGCTGCGGGCGCATAACCTGCTCGTGTCGCGCGCCCTGTTGCGGGAGCGATACAGCCGCGACGTCACGCTGCAGCCTTCCAATATCACCATCACTTCGGCCGACGAGCAGTTCCTGGCCAAAGTGATGCGCTTTATCGACGATAATATCATGGAGGCGACGCTCAACGTAGAGCAGCTAGCCCGTGATGTGAACCTCAGTCGGATCACGTTGCTGCGAAAAATAAAAGCCCTCACCAATCAATCCACCATCGAATTCATCCGCAGTTACCGCCTGAAGAAGGCGGCGCAACTGTTGCAAACGGGTCATAATGTCACGGAAGCGGCCTACATGGTCGGGTTTTCGGACGTGGATTATTTCCGGAAGTGGTTCAAGGCGGAATTCGGCAGTACCCCGAAGGAATACGCCGCCAGCCGCCAGCAGGGCGCCGCGGGCAAAGGGAATTGA
- a CDS encoding SMI1/KNR4 family protein, whose amino-acid sequence MFTTADIVNELEKFSPNVLIVGDRIQDDRISSFEDAHHLQLPSEYKELITGFNGLELPGNTIFGIGDNGFPETLESVYDREHSQVESPQPGYLVPFSTDGSGNFYCFDTRFVADDSTDCPIVFWESNLSSPENDPELVNESFYEWMMEIFISWTLDLIHHDGSPNDQ is encoded by the coding sequence ATGTTTACCACCGCCGATATCGTGAATGAACTGGAGAAATTCTCACCGAATGTCCTCATCGTCGGGGATCGTATACAAGACGACCGCATTTCCTCATTTGAAGACGCCCATCACCTCCAACTTCCTTCCGAATACAAAGAACTGATCACCGGGTTCAACGGCCTGGAGCTCCCCGGCAATACGATCTTCGGGATCGGCGACAACGGCTTCCCGGAAACGCTGGAAAGCGTATACGACCGCGAGCATAGCCAGGTGGAAAGCCCCCAGCCCGGTTATCTCGTCCCCTTTTCCACCGATGGCAGCGGCAACTTTTATTGCTTCGATACCCGCTTCGTAGCCGACGATTCTACCGACTGCCCCATCGTGTTCTGGGAATCCAATCTATCCTCCCCGGAAAACGACCCCGAACTGGTAAACGAAAGCTTCTATGAATGGATGATGGAAATATTCATCAGCTGGACGCTTGACCTGATACATCATGACGGCAGCCCGAATGATCAATAG
- a CDS encoding outer membrane beta-barrel protein: MNRMYHAILGMAALLLAQGVQAQNFPKKMYLKVAGGYFFSVSPGQFPDVGPYPPRDIRNTVNPATGAVTEVSERVLTGSYGEGLRGGLTVGYNINKHVAIEGTFNYFHSQENLMTRNVSVFDGLNKDAARIESDGHVNAIDFAPSLVLSPGYEKFNPYVRFGFVVPLWGKLIIETEAMRMSRPAGVPLPAGTMVKTDIMRTEEIKPNPTFGFQGAMGFNYNVSRRIDIFAEAEYRNVPVRSKEKEVTKYSETNNVVNVQSGEVLQQLPGRGINDLSHAERYTTYVTVLDENSNTPTGSTEAQTNYKNDNAPANDLKSYINIGGLGLNAGVRIKF, from the coding sequence ATGAACCGGATGTACCATGCAATCCTGGGGATGGCGGCATTATTGTTGGCCCAGGGCGTTCAGGCCCAGAATTTTCCCAAAAAAATGTATCTCAAAGTGGCGGGCGGATATTTTTTCAGTGTTTCGCCCGGACAATTCCCGGATGTAGGACCATATCCTCCGCGGGATATCCGTAATACCGTGAACCCGGCCACGGGCGCAGTAACGGAGGTGTCCGAGCGGGTGCTGACGGGGTCTTACGGCGAGGGGCTGCGGGGCGGCCTTACCGTGGGGTATAATATCAACAAGCACGTAGCCATTGAAGGGACTTTCAACTATTTCCACAGCCAGGAGAACCTCATGACGCGGAATGTGAGTGTTTTTGATGGATTGAATAAAGACGCGGCTCGGATTGAGTCCGACGGGCATGTGAATGCCATAGACTTCGCGCCGAGCCTGGTGTTGAGCCCGGGATACGAGAAGTTCAACCCGTATGTGCGGTTTGGGTTTGTGGTGCCGTTGTGGGGCAAGCTGATTATTGAAACCGAGGCTATGCGGATGAGCCGTCCGGCCGGGGTGCCGCTGCCTGCCGGCACGATGGTGAAAACGGATATCATGCGGACGGAGGAGATCAAGCCCAATCCTACTTTCGGGTTCCAGGGGGCGATGGGTTTCAATTACAATGTTTCGCGGCGGATCGACATCTTCGCCGAAGCAGAATACCGGAACGTGCCGGTGCGCAGCAAGGAGAAGGAGGTAACGAAATACAGCGAAACCAATAACGTGGTGAATGTGCAATCGGGCGAGGTGCTGCAGCAGCTGCCGGGGCGGGGGATCAACGATCTGAGCCATGCGGAGCGGTATACCACGTATGTAACGGTGCTGGACGAAAATTCCAATACGCCCACGGGCTCCACGGAGGCGCAAACGAACTATAAGAACGATAATGCCCCTGCCAACGATCTGAAGTCATATATCAATATTGGCGGTTTGGGGCTGAATGCGGGCGTCCGGATCAAGTTTTAG